The following are from one region of the Corylus avellana chromosome ca1, CavTom2PMs-1.0 genome:
- the LOC132166879 gene encoding uncharacterized protein At1g28695-like gives MDYGKQSVGNPALLLFFFSGVFFLFFWSSSYRNPFVAFQKDPICTFSNTTTIYALQDELEEALTKASMANKTVIIAIINKAYAEQDINADTTMLDLFLESFWLGEDTRHLLDHLLLVAVDRTAYDRCQFRRLNCYRLETDGVDFGGEKIYMSDDFIKMMWRRTHFLLEVLNRGYNFIFTDTDVMWLRNPFARLSKNESDDLQISTDLFLGDPRPEKQLINTGFYFVRSNNRTIKLLNTWYAKKDNATGQKEQDVLLNLIRGGIIGELNLTVRFLDTLYFSGFCQDSKDLRAVATVHANCCRSIDAKVKDLKAVLRDWKRFKKYSSYKRLDNVTANLRWSGHFGCWNSWRVDNKPKK, from the exons ATGGATTACGGAAAACAATCTGTTGGAAATCCTGCACTgctcttattcttcttctccggcgtcttctttctctttttctggtCTTCCTCTTACAGAAATCCTTTCGTTGCATTCCAAAAGGACCCCATTTGCACATTTTCGAACACT ACAACCATTTATGCCCTTCAAGATGAGCTTGAAGAAGCTCTGACGAAAGCTTCAATGGCGAACAAAACGGTCATTATCGCAATCATAAACAAGGCGTACGCGGAGCAAGACATCAATGCCGACACCACCATGCTTGACCTGTTTCTCGAGAGCTTTTGGCTAGGGGAGGACACCAGACATCTGCTTGACCACCTCTTGCTCGTTGCCGTTGATCGGACGGCCTACGATCGCTGCCAGTTTCGACGGTTGAACTGCTACAGATTGGAAACGGACGGCGTGGATTTCGGGGGAGAAAAGATTTACATGTCCGACGACTTCATCAAGATGATGTGGAGAAGAACTCATTTTCTCTTAGAAGTTCTCAACCGCGGCTATAACTTCATCTTCACG GACACCGACGTAATGTGGCTAAGGAACCCATTTGCAAGGCTAAGCAAAAACGAAAGCGACGATCTCCAAATCAGCACCGACCTATTCCTCGGCGATCCACGGCCGGAAAAACAGCTCATCAACACCGGCTTTTACTTCGTCCGATCAAACAACAGGACTATCAAACTATTAAACACCTGGTACGCCAAGAAAGACAACGCCACGGGGCAGAAAGAGCAGGACGTGTTGCTGAATCTGATACGAGGAGGCATCATCGGAGAACTAAACCTGACCGTACGGTTTCTGGACACCCTCTATTTCAGTGGGTTTTGCCAGGACAGCAAGGATTTGAGGGCGGTGGCCACTGTCCACGCCAACTGCTGCCGGAGCATCGACGCCAAGGTGAAAGATTTGAAGGCCGTGCTTCGCGATTGGAAGCGATTCAAGAAGTACAGTTCTTATAAAAGATTGGACAATGTAACGGCTAATTTGCGGTGGTCGGGGCACTTTGGATGTTGGAATTCATGGAGGGTAGATAATAagcctaaaaagtaa
- the LOC132182186 gene encoding rac-like GTP-binding protein RAC2 isoform X2 — protein sequence MNNRTNVAVSTPSITTTRFIKCVTVGDGAVGKTSLLISYTTNTFPTDYIPTVFDNFSANVVVDGKTVNLGLWDTAGQEDYNRLRPLSYRGADVFLLCFSLISRPSFENIAKKWVPELRHYAPSVPIVLVGTKLDLREDQQFHLNYPGACTISTKQGEELKRQIGALVYIECSSKTQQNLKAVFDTSIKMVLDPPKAKNQKRKLRACIVL from the exons ATGAATAACAGAACAAATGTTGCAGTTAGTACTCCTAGTATTACAACAACAAGGTTCATCAAATGTGTGACAGTTGGAGATGGTGCTGTTGGGAAGACAAGCCTTCTCATCTCCTACACTACCAACACTTTCCCAACT GATTATATACCAACTGTTTTTGATAACTTCAGTGCCAATGTTGTGGTTGATGGGAAGACTGTGAATCTGGGTCTCTGGGATACTGCTG GTCAAGAAGATTATAACAGGCTGAGGCCCCTAAGTTACAGAGGAGCTGATGTTTTCCTTCTTTGCTTTTCTCTCATAAGTAGGCCTAGCTTTGAGAACATAGCGAAGAAA TGGGTTCCGGAGCTGAGACATTATGCCCCCTCAGTGCccattgttcttgtggggaccAAGCTGG ATCTGAGAGAAGATCAACAGTTCCACTTGAATTATCCTGGGGCATGTACCATTTCTACGAAACAG GGTGAAGAACTCAAAAGGCAAATTGGAGCACTAGTGTATATAGAGTGCAGCTCAAAGACACAACAG AATTTGAAAGCTGTCTTTGACACCTCTATCAAGATGGTTCTGGATCCCCCGAAggccaaaaatcaaaagagaaaacTGAGGGCCTGCATTGTTCTTTGA
- the LOC132182186 gene encoding rac-like GTP-binding protein RAC2 isoform X1 codes for MNNRTNVAVSTPSITTTRFIKCVTVGDGAVGKTSLLISYTTNTFPTDYIPTVFDNFSANVVVDGKTVNLGLWDTAGQEDYNRLRPLSYRGADVFLLCFSLISRPSFENIAKKWVPELRHYAPSVPIVLVGTKLGKRFFPLSICFLYLREDQQFHLNYPGACTISTKQGEELKRQIGALVYIECSSKTQQNLKAVFDTSIKMVLDPPKAKNQKRKLRACIVL; via the exons ATGAATAACAGAACAAATGTTGCAGTTAGTACTCCTAGTATTACAACAACAAGGTTCATCAAATGTGTGACAGTTGGAGATGGTGCTGTTGGGAAGACAAGCCTTCTCATCTCCTACACTACCAACACTTTCCCAACT GATTATATACCAACTGTTTTTGATAACTTCAGTGCCAATGTTGTGGTTGATGGGAAGACTGTGAATCTGGGTCTCTGGGATACTGCTG GTCAAGAAGATTATAACAGGCTGAGGCCCCTAAGTTACAGAGGAGCTGATGTTTTCCTTCTTTGCTTTTCTCTCATAAGTAGGCCTAGCTTTGAGAACATAGCGAAGAAA TGGGTTCCGGAGCTGAGACATTATGCCCCCTCAGTGCccattgttcttgtggggaccAAGCTGGGTAAAAGATTCTTTCCTTTATCAATTTGCTTCTTAT ATCTGAGAGAAGATCAACAGTTCCACTTGAATTATCCTGGGGCATGTACCATTTCTACGAAACAG GGTGAAGAACTCAAAAGGCAAATTGGAGCACTAGTGTATATAGAGTGCAGCTCAAAGACACAACAG AATTTGAAAGCTGTCTTTGACACCTCTATCAAGATGGTTCTGGATCCCCCGAAggccaaaaatcaaaagagaaaacTGAGGGCCTGCATTGTTCTTTGA
- the LOC132182186 gene encoding rac-like GTP-binding protein ARAC9 isoform X3 — protein sequence MNNRTNVAVSTPSITTTRFIKCVTVGDGAVGKTSLLISYTTNTFPTDYIPTVFDNFSANVVVDGKTVNLGLWDTAGQEDYNRLRPLSYRGADVFLLCFSLISRPSFENIAKKWVPELRHYAPSVPIVLVGTKLGKRFFPLSICFLYLREDQQFHLNYPGACTISTKQGEELKRQIGALVYIECSSKTQQLKKCRI from the exons ATGAATAACAGAACAAATGTTGCAGTTAGTACTCCTAGTATTACAACAACAAGGTTCATCAAATGTGTGACAGTTGGAGATGGTGCTGTTGGGAAGACAAGCCTTCTCATCTCCTACACTACCAACACTTTCCCAACT GATTATATACCAACTGTTTTTGATAACTTCAGTGCCAATGTTGTGGTTGATGGGAAGACTGTGAATCTGGGTCTCTGGGATACTGCTG GTCAAGAAGATTATAACAGGCTGAGGCCCCTAAGTTACAGAGGAGCTGATGTTTTCCTTCTTTGCTTTTCTCTCATAAGTAGGCCTAGCTTTGAGAACATAGCGAAGAAA TGGGTTCCGGAGCTGAGACATTATGCCCCCTCAGTGCccattgttcttgtggggaccAAGCTGGGTAAAAGATTCTTTCCTTTATCAATTTGCTTCTTAT ATCTGAGAGAAGATCAACAGTTCCACTTGAATTATCCTGGGGCATGTACCATTTCTACGAAACAG GGTGAAGAACTCAAAAGGCAAATTGGAGCACTAGTGTATATAGAGTGCAGCTCAAAGACACAACAG CTGAAAAAATGCAGAATTTGA
- the LOC132182186 gene encoding rac-like GTP-binding protein ARAC9 isoform X4, translating to MNNRTNVAVSTPSITTTRFIKCVTVGDGAVGKTSLLISYTTNTFPTDYIPTVFDNFSANVVVDGKTVNLGLWDTAGQEDYNRLRPLSYRGADVFLLCFSLISRPSFENIAKKWVPELRHYAPSVPIVLVGTKLGKRFFPLSICFLYLREDQQFHLNYPGACTISTKQGEELKRQIGALVYIECSSKTQQLA from the exons ATGAATAACAGAACAAATGTTGCAGTTAGTACTCCTAGTATTACAACAACAAGGTTCATCAAATGTGTGACAGTTGGAGATGGTGCTGTTGGGAAGACAAGCCTTCTCATCTCCTACACTACCAACACTTTCCCAACT GATTATATACCAACTGTTTTTGATAACTTCAGTGCCAATGTTGTGGTTGATGGGAAGACTGTGAATCTGGGTCTCTGGGATACTGCTG GTCAAGAAGATTATAACAGGCTGAGGCCCCTAAGTTACAGAGGAGCTGATGTTTTCCTTCTTTGCTTTTCTCTCATAAGTAGGCCTAGCTTTGAGAACATAGCGAAGAAA TGGGTTCCGGAGCTGAGACATTATGCCCCCTCAGTGCccattgttcttgtggggaccAAGCTGGGTAAAAGATTCTTTCCTTTATCAATTTGCTTCTTAT ATCTGAGAGAAGATCAACAGTTCCACTTGAATTATCCTGGGGCATGTACCATTTCTACGAAACAG GGTGAAGAACTCAAAAGGCAAATTGGAGCACTAGTGTATATAGAGTGCAGCTCAAAGACACAACAG TTGGCTTGA
- the LOC132172687 gene encoding agamous-like MADS-box protein AGL61, translated as MDMPTKKTRGRQRIEMKKLDGSKQQVTFSKRRTGLFKKAGELCVLCGAEVAIIVFSEKKKKPFCFGHPDVEAVLNRYLGNGNTFPQPFKKYVPVDEFSRQYAEAQKELQIEKKRVAVIEEEKKKNAAGNEELGFWWDAPLDENMGLEELQHYTRALQEVRRKVAARVEEMMMMRICSLVSPMESGVGVGDHVGLGNEFVNQNLEGGNGDIGGGFSGSHGNFGVEHGQF; from the coding sequence ATGGATATGCCGACCAAGAAAACCAGAGGCAGACAAAGGATAGAGATGAAGAAACTAGATGGTAGCAAGCAGCAAGTCACCTTCTCGAAGCGCCGCACCGGCCTCTTCAAAAAAGCGGGTGAGCTTTGTGTTTTGTGCGGCGCTGAAGTCGCCATCATTGTGTTCtcggagaagaaaaagaagccgTTTTGCTTTGGCCACCCCGATGTTGAAGCCGTCCTTAACCGCTATCTCGGCAATGGAAACACCTTCCCACAGCCGTTCAAAAAGTATGTGCCTGTGGATGAGTTCAGCAGGCAGTATGCTGAGGCTCAGAAGGAGTTGCAAATAGAGAAAAAGCGTGTGGCCGTGattgaggaggagaagaagaagaatgcgGCCGGGAACgaagaattagggttttggtgGGATGCGCCGCTGGATGAGAACATGGGTTTGGAGGAGTTGCAGCACTATACGAGGGCGTTGCAGGAGGTGCGGAGGAAAGTGGCGGCAAGGGTGGaagagatgatgatgatgaggatttgTTCTTTGGTGTCTCCAATGGAATCAGGCGTGGGTGTGGGGGATCATGTGGGGTTGGGGAATGAGTTTGTTAATCAGAATTTGGAGGGTGGTAATGGTGATATTGGTGGTGGTTTTTCTGGTAGCCATGGTAATTTTGGTGTTGAGCACGGACAGTTTTGA
- the LOC132185423 gene encoding desmethyl-deoxy-podophyllotoxin synthase-like, with translation MFHFQGLSFPLSSWLFFSFFNLFILFICWKRCKARGQVLQKLPPGPWKLPLIGNLHQLAFSSLPHRSMRDLAKKHGPIMQLQLGEVSAIIISSPDLAKQVLKTHDTAFANRPSALAAEVLSYGYSGIVFTPYGDYWRQIRKICVVELLSAKRVLSFRSVREEEACNLVESISLSGSGGFPINLSEKIFSFTNRIASRAAFGKKCKYEKEFISLVREGFSLSGGFNVPDLFPSLKFLAFLTGMKPALEKLHRKMDKILEDIIEEKMQTITTTKDDDIVDVLLQLRETGGVDFNITTNHIKAVTLDVVSGASETSATTIEWAMSELLRNPRAMEKAQAEVRRVFEGKRNIDETDIEKLDYLKFVVKETLRLHPPGALLPRESREKCELSGYMIPSNTKVVINVWAIGRDPEYWIDADCFRPERFHSSCIDFKGTKFEYIPFGDGKRICPGISFALATIELALSQLLYRFNWKLPNDIKLEELDMSEFLGLSCKRNNDLHLVATPWIPLS, from the exons ATGTTTCATTTCCAAGGTCTCTCCTTTCCTCTTTCTTCATggctcttcttctccttcttcaacCTTTTCATCCTGTTTATTTGTTGGAAAAGATGTAAAGCCAGAGGCCAAGTTCTCCAGAAGCTTCCCCCAGGACCATGGAAACTGCCTCTTATAGGGAACCTGCACCAGCTGGCTTTTTCATCCCTACCACATCGTTCCATGAGAGACTTGGCCAAGAAACATGGACCCATTATGCAACTGCAACTGGGTGAGGTGTCGGCCATAATCATTTCATCACCAGATTTAGCCAAACAGGTGCTCAAGACACATGACACTGCATTCGCAAATCGGCCTAGCGCTCTTGCTGCTGAAGTTTTGTCTTATGGGTATTCAGGTATTGTCTTTACTCCCTACGGTGATTATTGGAGACAAATTCGAAAGATTTGTGTCGTGGAGCTCCTAAGTGCTAAGCGTGTCCTGTCGTTTAGATCTGTACGAGAAGAAGAGGCGTGTAATCTTGTGGAATCAATTTCATTGTCCGGGTCCGGGGGATTTCCGATCAATCTCAGCGAGaaaatcttctccttcacaaatAGAATTGCTTCCAGGGCGGCATTTGGGAAGAAATGCAAGTATGAAAAAGAATTCATATCGTTGGTCAGGGAAGGTTTTAGTCTCAGTGGAGGCTTTAATGTGCCTGATCTTTTCCCTTCATTGAAGTTCCTTGCTTTCCTTACTGGGATGAAGCCTGCGTTGGAGAAACTACACAGAAAGATGGACAAGATTCTCGAGGATATAATCGAGGAGAAGATGCAAACAATTACAACTACCAAAGATGATGATATAGTTGATGTGCTTCTTCAACTTCGGGAGACGGGCGGGGTTGACTTTAATATCACCACAAACCACATCAAAGCTGTCACTCTG GACGTTGTCTCTGGAGCAAGTGAAACTTCAGCAACTACAATAGAATGGGCAATGTCAGAATTGTTGAGAAACCCAAGAGCAATGGAGAAGGCACAAGCTGAAGTGCGACGAGTCTTTGAGGGGAAGAGGAACATTGATGAGACAGACATAGAGAAACTAGATTACTTGAAATTTGTTGTCAAAGAAACTCTGCGATTACACCCTCCTGGTGCCTTACTCCCAAGAGAATCAAGGGAAAAGTGTGAACTTAGTGGATATATGATTCCAAGCAACACAAAAGTAGTCATTAATGTTTGGGCCATCGGTAGAGATCCAGAATATTGGATTGATGCTGATTGCTTTCGCCCAGAGAGGTTCCACAGCTCTTGTATTGATtttaaaggaacaaaatttgaaTACATTCCTTTTGGAGATGGTAAGAGGATATGTCCAGGCATATCATTTGCTTTAGCTACCATTGAACTTGCTCTTTCTCAGTTGTTGTATCGCTTCAACTGGAAACTCCCCAATGATATCAAACTAGAAGAACTTGACATGTCTGAATTTCTCGGATTATCTTGTAAGAGAAATAATGATTTGCACTTAGTTGCCACACCTTGGATTCCTCTTAGTTAA